One stretch of Comamonas testosteroni DNA includes these proteins:
- the moaC gene encoding cyclic pyranopterin monophosphate synthase MoaC encodes MSSLTHFDAQGQAHMVDVGAKPSTHRIAVAEGRITMKPETLAIVQTGTAKKGDVLGVARIAAIMAAKKTSDLIPLCHPLALTRVAVEFELEPESNSILCTATVELKGQTGVEMEALTAVQVGLLTIYDMCKAVDKEMVMGGVRVLEKHGGKSGSWVV; translated from the coding sequence ATGTCCTCTCTTACCCACTTCGACGCCCAAGGCCAGGCCCATATGGTGGACGTTGGAGCAAAGCCCAGCACTCACCGTATTGCCGTGGCAGAAGGCCGCATCACCATGAAGCCCGAGACCCTGGCCATCGTGCAAACCGGCACAGCCAAAAAAGGCGATGTGCTGGGCGTGGCCCGCATCGCCGCCATCATGGCCGCCAAAAAGACCAGCGACCTCATCCCGCTGTGCCATCCCCTGGCCCTGACCCGTGTTGCCGTCGAGTTTGAGCTGGAGCCCGAATCCAATTCCATCCTTTGCACCGCCACCGTCGAGCTGAAAGGCCAGACCGGCGTGGAAATGGAAGCCTTGACCGCCGTGCAGGTCGGCTTGCTGACCATCTACGATATGTGCAAGGCAGTGGACAAGGAGATGGTGATGGGGGGGGTCAGGGTGCTGGAGAAGCACGGGGGAAAGTCGGGGAGCTGGGTGGTTTAG